A stretch of the Bacillus licheniformis DSM 13 = ATCC 14580 genome encodes the following:
- a CDS encoding acetylxylan esterase, translating into MQQPYDMPLEQLYQYKPERTAPADFKEFWKGSLEELANEKAGPQLEPHEYPADGVKVYWLTYRSIGGARIKGWYAVPDRQGPHPAIVKYHGYNASYDGDIHDIVNWALHGYAAFGMLVRGQNSSEDTEISHHGHVPGWMTKGILDPKTYYYRGVYLDAVRAVEVVSGFAEVDEKRIGVIGASQGGGLAVAVSALSDIPKAAVSEYPYLSNFQRAIDTAIDQPYLEINSFFRRNTSPDIEQAAMHTLSYFDVMNLAQLVKATVLMSIGLVDTITPPSTVFAAYNHLETDKEIKVYRYFGHEYIPPFQTEKLAFLRKHLK; encoded by the coding sequence CTGAACGGACGGCACCGGCCGATTTTAAAGAGTTCTGGAAGGGTTCATTGGAGGAATTGGCAAATGAAAAAGCGGGACCGCAGCTTGAACCGCATGAATATCCGGCTGACGGGGTAAAAGTCTACTGGCTTACATACAGAAGCATCGGGGGAGCGCGAATTAAAGGCTGGTACGCAGTACCCGACCGCCAAGGGCCTCATCCTGCGATCGTCAAATACCACGGCTATAACGCAAGCTATGACGGAGACATTCACGATATTGTCAATTGGGCTCTTCACGGCTATGCGGCATTCGGTATGCTGGTCCGCGGACAGAACAGCAGTGAAGATACAGAGATCTCTCATCACGGACATGTACCCGGCTGGATGACAAAAGGAATCCTCGATCCGAAAACATATTACTACAGAGGGGTCTATTTAGATGCCGTACGAGCAGTCGAAGTGGTCAGCGGTTTTGCTGAAGTCGATGAAAAGCGGATCGGGGTGATCGGGGCAAGCCAAGGAGGCGGGCTGGCCGTCGCGGTTTCGGCGCTGTCCGATATTCCAAAAGCAGCCGTGTCAGAATACCCTTATTTAAGCAATTTTCAACGAGCGATCGATACAGCGATCGACCAGCCATATCTCGAAATCAACTCCTTTTTCAGAAGAAACACCAGTCCGGATATTGAGCAGGCGGCCATGCATACCCTGTCTTATTTCGATGTCATGAACCTTGCCCAATTGGTCAAAGCGACCGTACTCATGTCGATCGGACTGGTTGACACCATCACTCCGCCATCCACCGTCTTTGCGGCTTACAATCACTTGGAAACGGATAAAGAAATAAAAGTGTACCGTTATTTTGGACACGAATACATCCCGCCGTTCCAAACCGAAAAGCTGGCGTTTCTGAGAAAGCATCTGAAATAA
- a CDS encoding MarR family winged helix-turn-helix transcriptional regulator yields MKVNTEQTIEVMNQNWTDIYYHLHMKHDDQLSHQAVRMLQHIEKNRFVTIGHLARLLDVSHNTASEHVKRLIQKGLVQKNRDSSDERKVYVTLTPEGEEAVKRHTRLNPKKLQKVLEQLNEEEVEMVKTAFSLLSREAKSCF; encoded by the coding sequence ATGAAAGTGAATACGGAACAAACCATAGAAGTGATGAATCAGAACTGGACGGATATTTACTACCATCTGCACATGAAACATGATGATCAATTGTCTCACCAAGCGGTTCGGATGCTTCAGCATATCGAAAAAAACCGCTTTGTGACCATTGGCCATTTAGCAAGATTGTTGGATGTCTCTCATAATACGGCATCAGAACATGTGAAAAGACTAATACAAAAAGGGCTTGTACAGAAAAACAGGGACAGCAGCGATGAACGCAAAGTCTACGTCACGTTAACGCCTGAAGGTGAAGAAGCAGTGAAACGGCATACGAGACTTAATCCGAAAAAACTGCAAAAGGTGCTGGAGCAATTAAATGAGGAAGAAGTCGAAATGGTTAAAACAGCATTTTCCTTGTTAAGCCGGGAGGCAAAATCATGTTTTTAA
- a CDS encoding DUF3147 family protein: MFLIVKIGVSAILIAIITEIARKSPEMGGMIAALPLVSLLSLFWLSVQGESLKHLSQFAKGVLWGFPATAVLLLIVVLSLKASFPVIISVVFGICGWGGCLMLQKALIHAIFG; the protein is encoded by the coding sequence ATGTTTTTAATAGTAAAAATCGGGGTTTCTGCAATATTGATTGCCATTATAACCGAGATTGCACGAAAATCGCCTGAAATGGGCGGAATGATTGCGGCTTTGCCGCTTGTCAGTCTGCTGAGTTTATTTTGGCTGAGTGTACAAGGGGAATCTTTAAAGCATTTAAGCCAATTTGCGAAAGGCGTGCTATGGGGGTTTCCAGCCACAGCGGTTCTTCTTTTGATCGTGGTTTTGAGTTTAAAAGCATCATTCCCGGTTATCATTTCTGTTGTATTTGGAATATGCGGATGGGGCGGGTGTTTAATGCTGCAAAAGGCTCTCATCCATGCAATATTCGGGTGA